Within the Flavobacterium sp. N502536 genome, the region GGTTTTTTATCTTTTGGAATTTCAAATTCCGTTGCTTCACCTGTATTCGTCTCAGACAATAAAGCACCAATTTCTTCGCGAAGAATCTGATTCAGTTCATCTGTTCCCAAATATTTATCTGCGGCAACACGTTTTTCAATTCTGGAGATTACTTTTAGTGTTGTATTTACTCCAACATCAGAAGCTACCAAAATTTCCTCCAGATCATCCAGTACGTCGTCATCGACTTTAGATTTTCCGGCAACGGCTTTGCTTAACTTTGAGAAAAAAGTAGTTTTTGATTTTTCAAGACCTTTGTCTAAAGTCTCTTTTTTATCAGTAGAGAATAATTTTTTAAAAAAACTCATTTTTATAGGTTGTTAGTTTTTTAGATTATATGATTTTACAATCCAAATAATCTTTAATATTTAAAGAAACCTAAAATTAGTCATGTTTCTTTAAATTTTAGACAAATATAAAAAATAAAAAAGCTACTTCCGAATGAAAGTAGCTTTTCTATATACTGTGATTGTTATTATTTCTTTTTCAAGAATTCATCAACTTCTTCAGGAGCCATAATAGATTCTACGAATGTATATGCACCAGTTTTAGGAGATTTAACCATTTTGATGGCTTTTGATAATCTCTTAGAAGATGTTTGTAACGATGCTACGGTTTTCTTTGCCATGATTCAAATGTTATTTGAAATTTTTATTATTACTAAAAATTTCTAATTAATTACTTAATTTCTTTATGAACAGTTACGCGTTTCAAGATTGGATTAAATTTCTTAATCTCTAATCTGTCCGGAGTATTTTTCTTGTTCTTAGTTGTTATATATCTAGAAGTACCTGGAACACCAGAAGTCTTGTGCTCAGTACATTCTAAAATTACCTGGATTCTATTACCTTTCTTTGCCATCTTGCTATATATTTATTTAGGAAAAGATTATTTGATAAATCCTTCTGACTGTGCTTTTTTCAAAACAGCAGTGATTCCATTTTTATTAATTGTTTTTATCGTAGATGCTGCTACTCTAAGAGTAATCCATCTATCTTCTTCTGGAAGATAAAAACGCTTTTTAACTAAGTTTACAGAAAACTTTCTCTTAGTTTTGTTCATAGCGTGAGAAACGTTATTTCCTACCATCGCTCTTTTACCTGTAAGGTCACAAACTCTTGACATTATACTTATCTTTTATCGTTATTCAAAATCAGGGTGCAAAGAAAAGAAAAATAAACCATTGTAGCAAAAAATTATTGCACAAATTTTAAAATTTCTTTCTGTAAAATTTCTAAACTCTTGATAGTTGCTCTATCTATCACTTTTTCACGTGGTTGGCCAAAGTTAAATTCTTCGACAATTATTCCGTTCGGAGTGGCCAAAGCGATAAAAACAGCTCCAATTTCAGCATCGGAGTCTCCTTTTGTCGGTCCGGCGTTCCCGGTTGTCGCAATTGCATAGTCCGTTTTAAGCATCTCTTTCACATTCAAAGCCATAGCCGATGCAACTTCAGCACTTACAACCGAAAATTGACCAATCAAATCCTGTGAAACACCGAGAACATTGACCTTAGCCTCTGTCGCATAGGAAACCACACTGCCTTTAAAATAAGCAGAAGCTCCCGGAATAGACGACAAAAGCGAGGCTATTTTTCCTCCTGTAAAACTTTCGGCCGTCGAAATCGTTTTATGCTGTTTGGCTAAAACCTTCCCGACTACTGATTCAATGGTTTCATTTTCCTCATAACCCACTATGATATCGTTGATTATAGCATCTAAAGATTTTACATTCTCTTCAATTGCTGCTTCCAGCACTTCTTTATCGGTTCCTCTGGCAGACAAACGCAAACGTACCCGTCCCGGATTAGGCAGATAGGCTAACTTGATAAAATCAGGCAAATTGTTCTCCCAATCTTCGATACGTTCCGCAACTAGGCTCTCGCCCTGTCCATAGGTTAAAATTGTTTTATGAATGATGTACGGACGCTTGTATTCGCGAACTATTTTGGGAATTATCTCTTCTTCAACCAAATATTTCATTTCGTACGGAACTCCCGGAAGCGAAACAAAAACGGTGTTTTCTTTCTTCATCCACATCCCCGGAGCTGTTCCCATTTTATTGTGCAAAACGGTACATTTGGACGGCACTAAGGCCTGATCTCTATTTAATTGTGAAATTGGACGCTTATAAAACCCCTCGATCAATTCTGTCACGTGAGCCAGAACTTCAGGGTTTATCACTAACTCATCATTAAAATAATCGCAGAATGTTTTTTTGGTGACGTCGTCTTTTGTCGGGCCTAAACCACCCGTTACAATCACCACGTCAACTTTATTCTGCAATTGGGCAAATGTGTCTAAAATATGCTTTTTATCATCACTAATCGAAATCATTTCATGTACTTCGACACCAATGCGATCCAGTGATTTTGCGATAAAACCTGAGTTTGTATCTACAATCTGACCAATTAAAATTTCATCCCCAATAGTAATGATGGTTGCTTTCATAGCGGTAGAATATTTTCACTTACTTATCGTAAGCCATTATTAAAAAATAAGGTTGTTGTTGCAGCGATTCGCACAAAAGACAGACAGGAGATACTTTTACAAGAATTAAAATAACTCTTAAGCAAAATTTTCAGCACAAAAGATTCAGCGTTCTGATCCGTACTAATTCCTGTCTTCCGGCACCAACAAAAGAAAACAAACAAGATTACCCCAAAAACTTACAAATCAAAGTCTTTTTTAATCTCCTTGATCGCTTCTTTAACCTGCACCTTAATGCTTTTAAAAGTTTCGATAATTTCTTTTTTCTTGCCTTCGGCTTTGGTCCAGGCTTCAACTTGCAGAATTTCTTCAAAAGCGACATTCAACCCCATTAAATCCAATGTAGGTTTTATTTTATGCGCGTATGAATAGGCATACTTATGATCTTTCTTTTTAATTCCTTCTTTGATTTGTTTCAAATCCTCCGGAACTTCAGTAACAAATAATTTAAGAATTTCGTTTACAAATTCCGGATCATTGTCTGAAAGCGCATATACTTTCGAAAGGTTGTATTTTAAAGCCATTACTTTACTTGTATTCTGAATAATTTTTTATCTTCTAAAAAGCCCTCTAAAACGTCATTTGGTTTAACACCAGCTACACCTTCCGGTGTTCCCGTAAAAATGATATCACCAATTTTAAGCGTGAAAAACTGCGAAACATACGAAACCAGCTCGTCAATTTTCCAAAGCATAAAACCGGTATTTCCTTTTTGAACCGTTTTAGCATTATTTGTCAGTTCAAATGTAAGATTTTCCATCGAAACAAAATCAGTCTTTGGCAAAAACTCTCCAATAACTGCAGAACCGTCAAAAGCTTTTGCTTTTTCCCACGGCAATCCTTTTGCTTTTAATTTTTCCTGTAAATCTCTGGCAGTAAAATCGATACCCACACTAATTTCGTCGTAATACTTGTGCGCAAATTTAGGCTCGATATACTTCCCCACTTTACTAATTTTAACAACAATCTCAATTTCGTGATGAATTTCTTCAGAAAATTCCGGAATTACAAACGGATGTTGTTTCAATAAAACTGCCGAATCCGGCTTCATAAAAACCACCGGCTCTGTCGGGCGCTCGTTTTTTAACTCCTCAATGTGATTGGTATAATTTCTACCGATACAAATAATCTTCATTTCTTATATAAGTTACTAAGGCACTGAGTCGCTAAGGTTCTGAGAAACTTTATGCAAAAAAACTTAGCACCTCAGAACCTTAGTATCTCAGAACCTTATTTTGTGTTTAACTTTCTTAATTTAATTGCCGTTAAGACTTTTTTGGTATACAAAGGAAAATCAGCATTTTGAATCCAGCTGAAATAGCCCGGCTCGCTTTCTAAAATCTTATCTACTTTAGCACCTTTGTGTTTTCCGAAGGTAAAGATTTCTTCGTTGTCTTTATCAAACGCAATCATTCCGGCAAAATCAGCGATTTTTTTACGGGTTGTAAATTCAGACAATGCTTTCATATCATTTTCCAACTCCGGATAACGGTCCAGCTGCGCTTTTAAGATTTCGTAGGTAGCCATTGTATCAGCCTCTGCCGAATGCGCGTTCTCCAGACTTTTTCCGCAATAGAATTTTAGTGCCGCACTTAAGGTACGTTCTTCCATTTTATGAAAAATCGTTTGTACGTCTACCGAAACTTTGTTTTTCATATCAAAATCAACTCCGGCACGCAGCAATTCTTCCGCCAATAACGGAATATCAAAACGATCTGAATTAAAACCGCCTAAATCACTGTCTTTAATCATATTGTAAACCTGTGGTGCCAATTCAGCAAAAGTAGGCTCATTGGCCACTTTTTCATCCGTGATACCATGAACAGCAGTTGTTTGTGGCGGAATTGGAATCGTAGGATTCACCAACCAGGTTTTACTTTCTTTATTTCCGTTTGGAAAAACTTTGAATATCGAAATTTCTACAATTCGATCTTTACCGATGTCAATTCCGGTTGTTTCAAGATCAAAAAAGCAAATTGGTTTGTTGAGTTTGAGTTCCATTTTTAATTTTTATAAGATTACAAATGTAATTTTTAAAGCCGAATTTCCTCTTTTATTCTTGACTTTTTTAAACAAAAAGGGCTGTAATTGCTCGATTTTAACTTTTAAATTCATTTGAAAAGCAAGCTTCCGTTCGCTTTCTTAACCTTTTCTTACAAAACAAAAAACCCGGGAAATCATTAAAATTTCCCGGGTTTGAATTTATTTTTAAAGCAGAATTAAAAATCTCTGTTTACATCAAAAGCTTCTAAATATTCTGCTACTCTTTTTACAAAACTTCCACCTAAAGCACCATCTACTACCCTGTGGTCGTACGAGTGTGATAAGAACATTTTTTGACGGATTCCGATAAAATCGCCTTCCGGAGTTTCAATAACCGCAGGTACTTTACGAATAGCTCCCAAAGCCAGAATTCCAACTTGCGGCTGATTGATAATCGGAGTACCGAAAACACTTCCAAAAGTCCCCACATTGGTTACCGTATAAGTTCCGCCTTGTGTATCGTCTGGTTTTAGTTTTCCTGCTTTTGCACGGTTTCCTAAATCGTTAACGGCTTTTGCCATTCCAACTAAATTCAGCTGATCTGCATTTTTAATTACCGGAACAATCAAATTTCCATTTGGCAAAGCTGCCGCCATTCCTAAGTTTATATTTTTCTTTTTGATGATGTAATCACCATCAACAGAAATATTCATTCCCGGGAAATCTTTTAAAGCTTTTGCAACTGCTTCCATCATAATTGGTGTAAAAGTCAGCTTCTCGCCTTCTCTTTTCTCGAAAGCGCTTTTTACTTTATCTCTCCATTTTACAATGTTTGTTACATCTACTTCGATAAACGACTGTACGTGTGCCGAAGTTTGTACCGAAGCGACCATGTATCCGGAGATCAGCTTACGCATTCTGTCCATTTCAACGATTTCATCGCCTCCGTTAACAGATACCGGAACTGCTTGCTGGCTTTTTTGAACAGGAGCCGCAGGCTGAACCGCTTTTGGAGCTTCCGCAACTGCTTTTGGAGCCTGAGCACCCGATTTACGAGCTTCAATATATTTTAAAATATCTTCTTTTGTTACGCGACCGTCTTTACCTGAACCAGCAATACTTTCTAATTCAGCAACAGAAACTCCCTCTTCTTTAGCAATGTTTTTTACTAATGGAGAAAAGAACTTATCCGATCCTGAAAAATCCTGCGGTGCAGTTACTGCATCCTTCGCAACTTCGATTGTTTTTTCGATTTCAGCGACTTCTGCCGGAGCAGCAGTTTCTACTGCCTTTACAGCCGGTGCATCACCTTCTGTCTCGATAATTGCAATAGTTTGCCCTACCTGAACCAAATCGTCTTTACCGAACAATTGCTCAATCAAAACTCCTGATACCTCGCTTGGCACTTCACTGTCAACCTTATCAGTTGCAATTTCCAGTACTGCTTCATCAGCTTCAATTCTGTCTCCAACTTCTTTCAACCAGTTTGTAATAGTTGCTTCAGCGACACTCTCTCCCATTTTAGGAAGTTTCAATTCAAATCTTGCCATATTGTTAATCTAAAAGGTGATTTTGATTTTCAGATTGCGAAATTACTGAATATTTTGAATATAAATTACACTTAATATAATTTTTTACTCGATTTTTACAATTTGCCCCCTGTCATTCCGCGAATTGCTCCCAATAATAAAATTTGCATTTTTGGGGAAAATCTTAAAAGTAATGTTCTTATCTTTAATAGTTTCTATGATTTTGATACATTTTTCGAATGAAACATAGTGATTATCCAAAATAAGTTCAACTCTTTTACTCTTAAAAACCTGGCACGAATTTACCATTTTTTCTTTTTTGAAATCTAAAAAGGTGACTTTATTTTTTAAAATTTGAGGTAATTTTTCAGACAAAATTCGATTTGAAGAGTAAAAAACAACTCTTTCCGGCAGTGGTTTTGATTTTGTTTTTCCCTGAAACATTTTCACAAATGAAAAGAACCAGATTCCGATTTGAATGAAAAATTCAAAAAACCATGATTTCCTGAAATGCTTCTGATAGAAAAAACTCATGGCTTCCTGAAAGCGTTTCATGTATTTTT harbors:
- a CDS encoding fumarylacetoacetate hydrolase family protein yields the protein MKIICIGRNYTNHIEELKNERPTEPVVFMKPDSAVLLKQHPFVIPEFSEEIHHEIEIVVKISKVGKYIEPKFAHKYYDEISVGIDFTARDLQEKLKAKGLPWEKAKAFDGSAVIGEFLPKTDFVSMENLTFELTNNAKTVQKGNTGFMLWKIDELVSYVSQFFTLKIGDIIFTGTPEGVAGVKPNDVLEGFLEDKKLFRIQVK
- a CDS encoding DUF4295 domain-containing protein, producing MAKKTVASLQTSSKRLSKAIKMVKSPKTGAYTFVESIMAPEEVDEFLKKK
- the rpmG gene encoding 50S ribosomal protein L33; the encoded protein is MAKKGNRIQVILECTEHKTSGVPGTSRYITTKNKKNTPDRLEIKKFNPILKRVTVHKEIK
- a CDS encoding Hpt domain-containing protein, which produces MALKYNLSKVYALSDNDPEFVNEILKLFVTEVPEDLKQIKEGIKKKDHKYAYSYAHKIKPTLDLMGLNVAFEEILQVEAWTKAEGKKKEIIETFKSIKVQVKEAIKEIKKDFDL
- a CDS encoding CinA family nicotinamide mononucleotide deamidase-related protein, which gives rise to MKATIITIGDEILIGQIVDTNSGFIAKSLDRIGVEVHEMISISDDKKHILDTFAQLQNKVDVVIVTGGLGPTKDDVTKKTFCDYFNDELVINPEVLAHVTELIEGFYKRPISQLNRDQALVPSKCTVLHNKMGTAPGMWMKKENTVFVSLPGVPYEMKYLVEEEIIPKIVREYKRPYIIHKTILTYGQGESLVAERIEDWENNLPDFIKLAYLPNPGRVRLRLSARGTDKEVLEAAIEENVKSLDAIINDIIVGYEENETIESVVGKVLAKQHKTISTAESFTGGKIASLLSSIPGASAYFKGSVVSYATEAKVNVLGVSQDLIGQFSVVSAEVASAMALNVKEMLKTDYAIATTGNAGPTKGDSDAEIGAVFIALATPNGIIVEEFNFGQPREKVIDRATIKSLEILQKEILKFVQ
- the rpmB gene encoding 50S ribosomal protein L28 — translated: MSRVCDLTGKRAMVGNNVSHAMNKTKRKFSVNLVKKRFYLPEEDRWITLRVAASTIKTINKNGITAVLKKAQSEGFIK
- a CDS encoding dihydrolipoamide acetyltransferase family protein; its protein translation is MARFELKLPKMGESVAEATITNWLKEVGDRIEADEAVLEIATDKVDSEVPSEVSGVLIEQLFGKDDLVQVGQTIAIIETEGDAPAVKAVETAAPAEVAEIEKTIEVAKDAVTAPQDFSGSDKFFSPLVKNIAKEEGVSVAELESIAGSGKDGRVTKEDILKYIEARKSGAQAPKAVAEAPKAVQPAAPVQKSQQAVPVSVNGGDEIVEMDRMRKLISGYMVASVQTSAHVQSFIEVDVTNIVKWRDKVKSAFEKREGEKLTFTPIMMEAVAKALKDFPGMNISVDGDYIIKKKNINLGMAAALPNGNLIVPVIKNADQLNLVGMAKAVNDLGNRAKAGKLKPDDTQGGTYTVTNVGTFGSVFGTPIINQPQVGILALGAIRKVPAVIETPEGDFIGIRQKMFLSHSYDHRVVDGALGGSFVKRVAEYLEAFDVNRDF
- a CDS encoding 3'-5' exonuclease, encoding MELKLNKPICFFDLETTGIDIGKDRIVEISIFKVFPNGNKESKTWLVNPTIPIPPQTTAVHGITDEKVANEPTFAELAPQVYNMIKDSDLGGFNSDRFDIPLLAEELLRAGVDFDMKNKVSVDVQTIFHKMEERTLSAALKFYCGKSLENAHSAEADTMATYEILKAQLDRYPELENDMKALSEFTTRKKIADFAGMIAFDKDNEEIFTFGKHKGAKVDKILESEPGYFSWIQNADFPLYTKKVLTAIKLRKLNTK